The window GTGATGAGCGCCAGCCCCGCCGCCACACCTGCGGCGACCAGACCGCCGATCGCGGCGGACGGCGGCGACTTCTGGACGAGGCGCACGAGGGTGAACACCGCCGCGATCCCCACCGAGACCGCGAGGGCCGGAAGGAGCTTCTCGCGTGTGTCACCCGGGAGGAGCGTGTACGTGAGGATGAACGTCAGGCTCGGCAGCACCGATTCGAGCACTCCGCGCCATCCGCCCATGGCCGACCAGACCACCCGTCCCGTGCTCCCCTGCTGCGCCGGATCGAGCCCCGCCCGCTTGGCGGCTCCGCCGAGGGCGGCCCCGATCAGGTCGGAGGGGCGCTGCTCGCCGGCCCCCGCGCGTTCGGGATCGGGGCCCGGGTCGGCGGTCGGCGCGTCGCTCACGTCGTGCCGGGTGTGGCAGGCATGCGAAGCGGGATGAGGTCGCGCGGCGGCATCGGCGAGGTGCCGCGGACCACGACGATCGAGCGGAAGAGATCTTCGACCTTGGCCGCGGCGTCGACGTCGGCAGCGGCCGCTCCGCCGATGACGCCGCGCAGGAACCACCGCGGACCGTCGACGCCGACGAAGCGGGCGATGCGCTTGCCCGCTCCCCCGTCGGCTCCGGCGACCACCGGGACCTCGGCGAGGAGCTCAGGGCCGAGCGGACCCTCGCGCTCCTCGACGCGTCCGCCCTGCTGGCGGATCTGCTGCCGGATCTGCTCCCGCGTCTCCTCCCACAGGCCCGCCGAGCGGGGTGCGGCGAAGGGCTGGATCTGGAGTGTCG of the Microbacterium invictum genome contains:
- a CDS encoding DUF3159 domain-containing protein codes for the protein MSDAPTADPGPDPERAGAGEQRPSDLIGAALGGAAKRAGLDPAQQGSTGRVVWSAMGGWRGVLESVLPSLTFILTYTLLPGDTREKLLPALAVSVGIAAVFTLVRLVQKSPPSAAIGGLVAAGVAAGLALITGNPSDNFIPGFITNALYGSALLISAFVGWPLIGLAVGFLVGEGTRWRTDRRKRRAFFWLTIAWAALFAARLAVQFPIYLTSLDESQRDSAVALLGTLKLVMGIPLFAPLLAVTWLVVRALYPPAPK
- a CDS encoding DUF3710 domain-containing protein, translated to MTDATPQNSPKSAPADRATEGPFDEAEANPVRPYIDLGGIKVLPREGLNLRLEVEEQTKRIVAVGLDYADSTLQIQPFAAPRSAGLWEETREQIRQQIRQQGGRVEEREGPLGPELLAEVPVVAGADGGAGKRIARFVGVDGPRWFLRGVIGGAAAADVDAAAKVEDLFRSIVVVRGTSPMPPRDLIPLRMPATPGTT